The sequence below is a genomic window from Cicer arietinum cultivar CDC Frontier isolate Library 1 chromosome 6, Cicar.CDCFrontier_v2.0, whole genome shotgun sequence.
TGTGTAAATTTGTTGAAAAGTGGGAAAGCATGATAATGCTAGAAAATCAAAATACCCATTTTAAAGTAACCGTCTGTTATTATTAAGtgcatttattttttagtttttattattttattattttaatatattaaaaataataaaaatatatcatttatcaATACCGATTCGACCTTAGTTCATTCTGATACAATCTTTAAACCTTAATCGGTTCAATGATCAGTTTGATTTTGATTAGTATTAAATGTTAGAAACCCCTTTTGtcctaaatataattaattatattgcaTGAACCTTTAGCATTTTGGACACAAAATTGAATAGAGTagacacttttttttaattatgagaATTTTGAAGCTCAAGATGTGAAGATTCCTTTTGACCCACAAATATTGTATAGATTTGGGAGTAAATTTTCAAGTTGAACCTTCAAATTATAGGAATTAGTAATTGTACTAATTTCGccttttatgttattaatattttaaattagaaaatattaattaaatccaTGCTTTGTctagattaattatttatttaaatttaaataatatttttggatgaaattgatatttttaaatgttcGTGTAAATCCACTCATGAAATATTATACATACGGAAGATAAAGTGACTTGATTGTTCAAAGAGTAATAATATAGCAACTTGAACAATAAAGAGATCATATATTTAACACATCAACAACAATTgtttaaataagaataattgTTTAATTCAACCATGTCAACAATTTATATCCGTGTATGAGTTCATTAATCATCACGACAAACACATTAATAACTAATCAGTTGTTAGTTGGTTACAGAACCATATACTCTGATCGATGTACGTTACAATTATTAAGGTCCACTAAAGAAATGACATGCATGTGTTAAGAAAcgcataataattaattaacgaTCATATACATGCATGCATGATGAAGATATGATCAAAAGTAGAAGAAGCCAGCAATAGCACCGGCAGCAACTGTTCCGGCAACCGCGGAGAGGGAAGAGGCGGCACTAGGTGGAGAAGTATCAAATGCGCCTGGAGGGACGGGTCCACCGATAGGTGCCGCAACAACTCTGTTTGCTGAAGGAGGGTCAGTGCTTCTTGTTCCAACTAGAAATTCAGaatcatcatcttcttcataatcATCCTCAGAAGGCTCACTCTTTGGTGCATCTGCGGCACATGCAAGACCAATCATGGCTAACATGACAAGGGCAAGAAGAGCAACATGTCGTGCACGTGCcatttgtgtttgtgtttgttgGTGATGATGTTATTGTTGTCCAGGAATGAATGAATATAGGTGGGTGGGACTTCGAGGTTGTAGGAAAGGGTTCATATTAtgtgtttataatttatagGTTACATACAAGTCAAAGGTTTTCCGAAGTGTGAGGAAAGCCCTTAATATCAAATACGGTTACAACTCAACCTTTCACTATTTACAGGAAGTATATGGTTTAGAAAAAGTTATTTCAAAATGAATTTGACACTTGAATTACACTtcttgttaaaatattttattttttatataatcttTTTAATAATAGAGTTAACACATGCTTAATATAGTGTTAGATTTTGTTAATAGATATATAACATGTTGCAACCCATTAATTATTTACTCAATTTCATTTACCATATGAAttcaaatatgattatttttaagcATTCAAATCTCAGTGAATTTGGAACATATGAAATTGTgattaataaatacatttattttataagtgcaactcaaataataaaaaattatatatacatataatatgTAGGAGTACATTTTCGAACGTGTGACATGCCACTTCTCCATACTTAGTGTGCGCACTGAAAATTGATTTTCACTAATTACTCATTAAATCTTGTTAACCATGTATGTAAACTCcaataacaatttaaaaaattatcgaATATAGATGTCACAAATTGACGTTAAAATAACATTGATGTAATTTCATGACAGATTTGCTGAGAAGAAAATTTGGGTGTTGTTGTTGTCTAGAGAAGGAATGGCCCAGCTAGATGCGTTCGGGGACTCAAGCACTTGATCCATTTATTGAGGACCCAGGCCCAATAATATTCCCCTTCTATTTAAACGACATGTCGTTGCAAGTGACTTGCAACACAATGGAAGAACATAACAAATTGCATTTGAGGAAACACGCAAGTAAATAAAGTGATAAGAAAGTCACTCAAAATATAAGGTCCAAATCTCATTATCAATCACACTATTCAGATAAGAAAAGAATCTAAAAACCACAATCCCATTGGACCTCATTTCTCCATCTCACCTTTACCAAATATAATAATTCCAAACCCATATTCCATTCACCACTCTTagatcaaaattcaaacaccaTTCACATTCTCAACACCAATCTTTTCACTTAGTTATCAATTAATCCCTCATTCAATGGCATCAACAATAGTAGCAATGACCCTAATCAACTCAAACACCTTGAACACAACAAATTCACCAAAATTCCCCAACCCCACAAAACTCATCACGAAAGCCACTTCCCTAAAGAACATAACCACAACATTAAACACAACAAAACTAACAACTTCCATAACAGGAACAGCACTAGCAGGAGCAGTATTCTCAACACTTGGAACATGTGACCCAGCTTTTGCAGCACAACAAATAGCTGAAATAGCAGAAGGAGGAGATAACCGTGGATTAGCACTTTTGTTACCAATAATTCCAGCCATAGGTTGGGTTCTATTCAACATTCTTCAACCAACACTTAACCAAATCAACAAAATGCGTAACTCAAAAGGTGTTATCATTGGTTTGGGTCTTGGTGGTTTAGCTTCTTCAAGTTTTATTTCAACTAAAGATGCAATGGCTAATGATATCGTTTCCATTGCTGAAGCTAGTGGTAGTGACAATAGGGGTCAGCTTCTGTTGTTTGTTATTGCTCCAGCTATTCTTTGGGTTCTTTACAACATTTTGCAACCTGCTCTTAATCAAATCAACAAAATGAGATCAAAGTGAAACTTcactttatataaataaaaataaaaactactttTTGCATGTTGTTTTCTGTTAGTTAGTTTTTCTTTAGCCATTCTGTTGTAACCGTTTACCAATTCATGTTGTATAAGCAATTGTACTTTCCTCTTTCTGAATTAAACTGAAAGATATTATTCATTCTTACTGTAATAtgatatcaaattaaatattttgttactcTTTTATGTTCTCCCATGCCTGATCTTGAAATTGATTCCTCTTCTGAACATGCTATGCCTAATTCCGGCGCGGAGAGTGTCCATTTATACAAAAATCCATATCATCTTCATCCAGATGACAATCCTAGAGCAATTCTTGTCACTCCTCCTTTGGATGGTACCAATTATTACCGATGGAGACGATCTATGCAAAGAGCCCTATTATCTAAGAACAAACTGAAATTTGTTGATGGATCCATTTCTGCACCTTCGTTCGCCGATGCAAAATGTGTATCTTGGATTAGATGCAATGCCATGGTGGTTTCTTGGATCATTCGCACTCTCTCTTCTTCAATTGCTAAGTCCGTAGTTCACACTATAAATGCTGCGGATCTTTGGAATGAACTCAAAGAACGTTTCACCAAAAGTAATTTTCGTGTTTCTGATATTCTTCGTGAAATTCACACGATTAATCAAGGGGAAAGTTCTGTTACTACATTCTACAATGATTTAAAGGAATTATGGGACGAGTTTGATCAATTGCGCCCGAATCCTAATTGCATATGCACTTCAACATGTGCTTGTTCTATTTACATCACCAATGGCTTAAAGAAACACCAAGAAACCGAACAAGTTATTTCTTTTCTCAACGGTCTCAACGCTAAATTCTCCTATGCTAAGACGCAAATCCTCATGGTGGACCCACTTCCACCTCTTTCAAGTGTTCTTGAATCTCTACTTCAACACGAATGTCAAATTGAGTCCAATGCTAGTATTTTGGGTGATTCCGAACTTGAATTTCAACGCAATCTAACACACTAATACATCTTCTTAGCATGGgtttagatttgcatatatttaGCTATAGATGTCCAAAGTATGAGTTATAATTTCATAGTTTTCTTGTATCTGGATTGGTGCCTGTTTTTATTCAAACACAAATTCAGTTTTGCAGAATATGTAGCATGGTGGCATGTATTTGGATGTGCATAtcttaaactatatattacttGTGTACTAACAACAGTGCAAGGCTACGGTACTAACGAGTTCATGTGTTTCCTTTGGTCTTATACTCGACTCCTCTGCCAAATTGTTGTATAGAGCTAAAATACATGCATGCCATTAAAATTAATCTATGAACACAGCAATCATGTTTATAGCATAAAGTAGAAAAATCCACATAAACatgacaaaattaaaatctttagAATACTCAAACCTCatatttttaacattaattgtgttaaagtcattgattgaatctatatataatctattatatatatttaaaacagacctcATGCCACCTCATAGTATTTCTTCCACATTGTGCAAACATATTCCACCTCAGCAAAAAAAGCTTACGTGTACGCCTTAGAGAGTTCGTTTTTATGTTTCACCTCATTTTGGTCtatttagtttctaaataatttttttctcttttaatctctctaatctctaattttttaatgacttcctccAACAATTTCTTCTTCCCTCTTGTGTACGTCCCAATCAttcgcaaaatcatcttcttcgaaatcgccgactctactccaaagatacactgaaagaggtataggttgatTCATTGCAATAAAAAATTTCCTTCTCTTTGTCCATTTCTGATTTTGCTgccataaattcaattatattctatGCAATCTTTGAAATCAATCTGACTCATAGTGACTTAATGCTATATAGATTTACAATAATACACGTACCAACCAAGAGTGGCAAAGGCAACAGGAAGCATGAGAGCTTGAAATGCAATGTTGGAATTAAGAAGATGAAAAGCTGCAAAATATGTATTACCATTTCTAGATTCAGTTAGAGGAAGCCACTCATCTTTTGGACGTTGAATTTGGATTTGGTCACTAGGTGATGAGTGGTTAGATTCAAAAGAACTTCTTAGATCCGCTCTATTTATCATCATTCGTTTCTTTCTTGCAAGAAGTTGTCTGTGTATTGCATGAATTAGATTCTATTCGTCTTATTTATTCTTAAGAGAACCCCCCACCACAAACTAAATATTGTACAAATTGATTGTATTATCCCTTCCCTTCTTGATTTCAAATTGTTTCCTTTATATAGTAGATATCAAatctgtaaattaattaattattatttgtttgtttcttaaGGAGCATTTAATGCTAATAAGTAAGGATGGTTGTGGACAGTATCCTTAATAGATTCTATTCGTCTTATTTATTCTTAAGAGAACCCCCACCACAAACTAAATATTGTACAAATTGACTGTATTATCCCTTCCCTTCCTGATTTCAAATTGATCAAATctgtgaattaattaattattatttgtttgtttcttaaGGAGCATTTAATGCTAATAAATAAAGAAGCTTGTGGACAGTATCCTTAATAGAGTAAGTCTAAAATTTCTATACTAGAGATatagattaatattaaattatttaaattatattggtTGATAATAGCTGGCTTTTTCAGATAATATATAATGGAATAAAATCATGCTACAAAtaggacaaatatttatttttagtaccCCAAATCAAATATTGTGTAATATTgcttttatttgtgtttaatgaaaattaattgtttgattaaaagttatttatatatttcgtttttattttaatttatttcaaattcttGTAATTAATTTAGTAAGATTGCATTTAATGTAGAAATAGTGTGAGAGTAAAATTACTGAAAAATGAACAAGTGACAAGCACCGATGCCTAGCCTCAAGTCCGGTAAGCACAAATATTCCGGAACCGACGACAGCACCGATGCCGAACCATATCAAGTCCCACCAATTCAACGTCTTCTTCATCTCATTACCACTCCGAGCCTTAACTTCGAATAACTCCGAATGATCACTGGATCGTTTCAACACACGATCTTTCAATCGGAATGGTGTCTCCATCACCGATCTTCCATAATTTCCCCAACTTTTAAACGACTCCTCCGGGAAGAAGTCGTTTTTTTGGAAGGTGCATCCTCTCCTCCGTACTCCGCCGCCGTTTTCCTCGCCAACCGCCATATCCCTgttataactaaataaatttatatcagTTTATGATTTTACTGGAAATaagaaatagaagaagaaaTTTGCACCTCTATAGTTTCTTGTCAAAGGTTGCTCAAAGTTTGAGCACCAGGATATTTATTTAGAGAATCACGGACTTGtacattattatatattcaaattgtCAACATTCTATATAACTATACAAATCAACGTCAATTACTACATTTGAGAGTATCCTTAATAGAATATATAAGTCTAACCAATGGAAActcaattaataatataaactaattttttttttactcaaatgagATAGCAGTTGAGATCGGTTCTATTTATCATCATTCGTTACTTTCTTGCAAGAAGTTGTCTGTGTATTGCATGAATTAGATTTTATTCGTCTTATTTATTCTTAAGAGAATCCCCCACCACAAACTAAATATTGTACAAATTGAGTGTATTATCCCTTCACTTCCTGATTTCAAATTGTTTCCTTTATATAGTAGATATCAAatctgtaaattaattaattattatttgtttgtttcttaaGGAGCATTTAATGCTAATAAGTAAGGATCCTTGTGGACAATATCCTTAATAGATTCTATTCGTCTTATTTATTCTTAAGAGAACCCCCCACCACAAACTAAATATTGTACAAATTGACTGTATTATCCCTTCCCTTCCTGATTTCAAATTGTTTCCTTTATATAGTAGATATCAAatctgtaaattaattaattattatttgtttgtttcttaaGGAGCATTTAATGCTAATAAGTAAGGATCCTTGTGGACAATATCCTTAATAGATTCTATTCGTCTTATTTATTCTTAAGAGAACCCCCCACCACAAACTAAATATTGTACAAATTGACTGTATTATCCCTTCCCTTCCTGATTTCAAATTGATTAAATctgtgaattaattaattattatttgtttgtttcttaaGGAGCATTTAATGCTAATAAGTAAGGAAGCTTGTGGGCAGTATCCTTAATAGAGTAAGTCTAAAATTTCTATACTAGAGATatagattaatattaaattatttaaattatattggtTGATAATAGCTGGCTTTTTCAGATAATATATAATGGAATAAAATCATGCTACAAAtaggacaaatatttatttttagtaccCCAAATCAAATATTGTGTAATATTgcttttatttgtgtttaattgaaattaattgtttgattaaaagttgtttatatatttcgtttttattttaatttatttcaaattcttGTAATTAATTTAGTAAGATTACATTTAATGTAGAAATAGTGTGAGAGTAAATTCTTGTAATTCCAAATGATTTTAGTATAGATGTTACATAAATTgctgattaaattaaaatggttaAATTAAAGCAAATGATGATTGAGACCTTTTGGTGGGTGATAGGCAATGTGAGTGAATACCATGAGCTTGAGGTATGTTGTGATCCTACATTTAAActtgcattttaaaaaaataattaaattaacgtTTTCTAAATCCAACATTTAAActtgcattttaaaaaaataattaaattaacgcTTTCTTATATAGTAACTATGAGTCagtttgtttaatatttttttaaagtgagtttaattttatatttttaaaaacaatttttatgataatttatttaaaaataatagaaatagttttaactcatttattatcaattaataataataattttgacattcaataatttagatattaatTACTCAACATTTTAACAAGATAAAAATTACCTCAAAACATTGATTAATTTTTCACcccaataaaattattaaattgggAGTTTTGAATAATCGCCGTGAAATGATCTTTGAtttataaagataattattaatttataaaaattaataatttttacgataaaatataaataattaatataatgattatcatcaaaataatattttttataaaataatatttttaaaatataaaaattaataaataattatttaatttataaaaataaccgttaatttatttatttataaaataaatatatcaaaatcttTCGATCTCTGAATTCATATATAAACTCTCAATTATGAAATTTCAATAGAGTTCATTTGTACACTTCAGTTACAATTTCTTCTCCATATACGTGGaccaaaataaattttgtaagtctgaatagtgaaaataaatacatatttgaaaattaaagaGTCCTTAATCTATGAGTTTTTATAAATCACATTCGATacatgtttttatattttattaatcacaTTTCCATATGAACTTGGACAGAAATGCATCTAAATGCCAcattaaaagaaagaaataatacAGATAAATGACACATATACCTTACTCATATCTTGAATTATCAATTGCTTGAGTAGTTAACCTCAACCAAAtaagtattgataataatataattactcgcatattttaaatataataaacgTTACTGTGTTTTTAAACATTTGTAATATTCTTCGGCAATAAATAAGGAAAAAGATATACTTAGACTAAATATATACGCTAAACTTTCACTATATAAAAAGGAAGATGCATtaagaccaaaaaaaaaaaaaaagtgaatgtatttccaactattttattttaatcatttttagtttcagcaataaagtaatatattttgtaactcaATTGTATATCAATTGAGTCTATCTCTtcatttcaattatcaaatacattACTTCAATATTTGACATATCCATCGATCTCAATATTAATACgttactttatttattcaaatcatTCGTCTAAATTGATACTTCTCTTCTATGAATTATATTGGtgaaattgtatatatattattgatataaatgcTAAATTGGGACGtaaaactttatattaattttttttaaatccacttaaattaaataaataaaaatatactcgCGCAATACGCGGgttaaaatatagttaataagTTATATATCAATCTCAGTCAAATAACACCGCAACAAAACAAGAATACAAGCGGCGCTGTACCAAGGCAACAAACAAAACATCACGTTCAAAAGATGAAATTATTGACAAAACatgaaagagaaaataaatttgtgtgtaaatcacttatttaaataaaaagtgaaaaaaaaaacaatatggAGAGTTGATTTTCAGAGAAAAAAACACGAAACCACTCATGGCTAATGGATGAAGTAGAAAATAGACGACTAGGGTTTTTGAGCAATGAaatggaattttttttatggacaaatgttaataaattagTTGTTAGGTTGTGCTATAATTCAACGaaagttttattgtttataaaggAATTGACCtacttaacaaaatatttagataaacATACAAATTCAACAttgctaaaaaataaatttgtgaataTACTAAGTTAGTATATTTTCACAATAatgttatatttgattttttttattaattactatgAGTAATATATTTgcataaaaatatcttaaaatatttgtcgattttaaatttttaatataattttaataattttcatttttaatttatatttttggtaaTTGAGAATTCATTAATActagataaaattataaaattatcattatatttacttatttatagtCACCTCATAATTTGTGTGTTAAATCATTTATTGTCAAACAAAAATGTAATATGTATAACAAATtttcatattaatatatatgatctttttttttatctctatttaataattttctagATCTATCActatattacaatatttttttttatctatttctctCTTAATGtgtacttttttaatttatttatttctctcatAATGTGTACCGCAAGTACATGTCTCTccaaataacttttattttatatatataaaaccatAAGTATGATACCTTTCCGTCCTATATACTAAAGTGCTAGTTTAAAAATAGGGTGGTGGTATTCTAGTTTGTTCTAGGAGCTGCTATTTAACGTTTGATTTAGTGTGCGGGGTGTTTTGGTTGTTGAGCTCATCATATTCGTTGTAGGGCAGGCCCATGTTATCATGCAGGGCCCGGTCCATGTCATGAGACttaaactaaatttattatatgaaatttatttaaaattaataaataaattattgatattttatttaaaattcatttcttatatttttttttatgtaaaattattaatcaaattattgtaatcaattttgtttagtaatgttttttcaattgataataaaattaattcatttaatctTTCTTAGGATATCGTTGATCTTAGataagatttaattaatttgagttttgAACAATAAAACCTGATAATTAAGAtactatttgaaataaaataaaaatctagtACTGTTTCACCCaaataaaaattgttgattcctctacaattgaaaaaaaaaactaataatttaaaacataaatatttacttatatgtcatataaattagaaatatatataaacagaTTAAAAAgtgatgaataaattaaaaatacattccTTCATATATTGTCGCCACTTATAAGaactaagaaaaaaaacaattattttattgtgttgATATAAAAGTTTCAggaaattttaatatgatattttaaaaagatttttttagtGAAAACCAATACCTTTTGCCtcattatatgattttaatattgacTAGTATTATAAACACAAATAtcaattcaaataattattatgtcaaaaaattggaaattaaaaatttatctttttatttatgtgtataATTGCtgcaattttaaaatgtttttataacATATCATTGGTCTCtatactttataaatattttaaaataaaaaaattactttttggCTAGGCATAGAGTAAGGCTTGCCTCTCCCTTAGACGCACTCGTTGAAGTGTGTAACTTTTTTTCTTGTCAAGGTTGTAATTTTGTTCTTGTTGCTAACATTGACCTAACCGGTGCTAACACAgagttaatataattaatttggttgtttgattgttttttaaaatatagggtttattgtattataaatcaaatttaattttaattcttcaTATCTTTTACTTTAGTCCATGAATAAATTTGATCTTCTAAAAAATTGATGTAGCATGGACacctgtcaaaaaaaaaaaagcggtgagataaattaataattaaaattttatcttttacatactttattaataaatggaaaacaaataaaaaaagcaaccaaataataaaaaaaaatagttaatttttacTTCTTAATACCTTAGCACAATTTTAAATATGGTTATGACACCTCAAATTAGTTAATATCAAAtacataaacacaaaaatataatactcttttcattctaaaataattatcgcatttgataatttgatataaatttaaaaaagataataaaaaaatataaattatattataataattttattaattattgatgtattttaattattacaaatacaaaataagaatattaaattaaaaatattaatttgaggatatagttgaaaaaattaaattaaaattaattgaaaactaaaagtaacagtcttatatttttttatagtatatatGAAGAACAAAGGTTTGCCAAAAAGTTAAGGAATGAGAGGAAGGGTGCTAAATCTAATTACATCAAAATGCAAAAGATATAAGAAATCATTTAAAATGACccaaattaagtaattaaagtGATTTAGACGAACAAGAACATCAATTTAAAAATTCGTCTCGTGACTTGGTTTCAACTATTGTTTGGCATTGTGATAAagagtaaaaaaacaaaaaaaataagattagatttgtaattgtaataaattttatagtatttgtaataataaaatttaaatttgtttattttttagttaaatattcaactatatatattaaatatttttgaa
It includes:
- the LOC101506330 gene encoding photosystem II reaction center proteins PsbY, chloroplastic-like, with the protein product MASTIVAMTLINSNTLNTTNSPKFPNPTKLITKATSLKNITTTLNTTKLTTSITGTALAGAVFSTLGTCDPAFAAQQIAEIAEGGDNRGLALLLPIIPAIGWVLFNILQPTLNQINKMRNSKGVIIGLGLGGLASSSFISTKDAMANDIVSIAEASGSDNRGQLLLFVIAPAILWVLYNILQPALNQINKMRSK